From a region of the Mycobacterium intracellulare ATCC 13950 genome:
- a CDS encoding transglycosylase family protein: protein MQNVRKTLMLAAVTGTLVTIPSATAHADEAVSFDPNIPAAAPDAPAPDAPAPDAPPAPEALPPAPDAPPPPAPDAPPAPDAPPAPVGFDPNVPPPPGPDVPPPPPVRAYSVNWDAIAQCESGGNWSISTGNGYAGGLQFTPSTWRANGGSGSPSGASREEQIRVAENVLHSQGIGAWPVCGRRG from the coding sequence TTGCAGAACGTCCGTAAGACGCTCATGCTTGCCGCGGTCACGGGCACGCTCGTGACCATCCCGTCGGCCACCGCCCACGCAGACGAAGCGGTGAGCTTCGACCCGAACATTCCTGCTGCCGCCCCGGACGCCCCCGCGCCGGACGCCCCGGCGCCGGACGCGCCTCCGGCCCCGGAAGCCCTGCCCCCGGCCCCGGACGCGCCTCCGCCCCCGGCCCCGGACGCCCCTCCGGCTCCGGATGCCCCGCCGGCGCCCGTGGGCTTCGACCCGAACGTTCCGCCGCCTCCTGGCCCGGACGTCCCGCCGCCCCCGCCCGTCAGGGCGTACAGCGTCAACTGGGACGCCATCGCGCAGTGCGAGTCGGGCGGTAACTGGAGCATCAGCACCGGCAACGGCTACGCGGGCGGCCTGCAGTTCACGCCCAGCACCTGGCGCGCGAACGGCGGTAGCGGTTCCCCGTCCGGCGCGAGCCGCGAGGAGCAGATCCGCGTCGCCGAGAACGTGCTGCATTCTCAGGGCATCGGCGCCTGGCCGGTGTGCGGACGCCGCGGCTGA
- a CDS encoding saccharopine dehydrogenase family protein codes for MTATPREFDIVLYGATGFVGKLTADYLARSAPDKRIALAGRSPDRLRAVRDTLSETARSWPVLNADASSPSTLNEMAARTQVVITTVGPYTRYGLPLVAACAAAGTDYADLTGEAMFVRDSIDQFHKQAADTGARIVHACGFDSVPSDLSVYALYRAARDDGAGELADTDLVVRSFSGGVSGGTVASMLEVLDTASRDPEARRQLADPYTLSSDRGAEPDIGPQPDLPWRRGRRIAPELSGLWTAGFVMAPYNTRIVRRSNALLDWAYGRQLRYSESLSLGSSPIAPVASAVVGGVGAATFGLGSRYFRLLPRRLVERIVPKPGTGPSESARERGYYRIETYTTTSTGARYVARMEQRGDPGYKATSVLLGECGMALAFDRDKLPDLHGVLTPAAAMGDALLDRFPAAGVSLQVERLAG; via the coding sequence GTGACCGCAACGCCGCGTGAATTCGACATTGTGCTGTACGGGGCGACCGGCTTCGTCGGGAAGCTCACCGCCGACTACCTGGCCCGCTCGGCACCGGACAAACGGATCGCCCTGGCCGGCCGGTCGCCCGACCGGCTGCGCGCCGTCCGCGACACGCTGAGCGAAACCGCGCGGTCGTGGCCCGTCCTGAACGCGGACGCCTCATCGCCCTCGACGCTGAACGAGATGGCGGCGCGCACCCAGGTCGTCATCACCACGGTCGGGCCCTACACGCGCTACGGGCTGCCGCTGGTGGCCGCCTGCGCCGCGGCGGGCACCGACTACGCCGACCTGACCGGGGAGGCGATGTTCGTCCGCGACAGCATCGACCAATTCCACAAGCAGGCCGCGGATACCGGCGCCCGCATCGTGCACGCGTGCGGATTCGATTCCGTGCCTTCGGACCTCAGTGTGTATGCGCTGTACCGCGCGGCGCGCGACGACGGCGCCGGCGAGCTCGCCGACACCGACCTGGTGGTCCGTTCCTTCTCGGGCGGGGTGTCCGGCGGCACCGTCGCGTCGATGCTGGAGGTGCTCGACACCGCCTCGCGCGATCCCGAGGCCCGCCGCCAACTCGCCGACCCGTACACGCTCAGCAGCGACCGCGGCGCCGAACCCGACATCGGTCCGCAGCCCGACCTGCCCTGGCGTCGCGGTCGTCGGATCGCGCCGGAACTGAGCGGGCTGTGGACCGCGGGCTTCGTCATGGCGCCCTACAACACCCGGATCGTGCGGCGCAGCAACGCATTGCTGGACTGGGCCTACGGCCGCCAGCTGCGCTACAGCGAAAGCCTGAGCCTGGGCTCGTCGCCGATCGCGCCGGTGGCCTCCGCCGTGGTCGGCGGGGTGGGCGCCGCGACCTTCGGGCTGGGCAGCCGCTATTTCCGGCTGCTGCCGCGCCGGCTGGTGGAGCGAATCGTGCCCAAACCGGGCACCGGCCCGAGCGAGTCCGCCCGCGAGCGCGGCTACTACCGCATCGAGACCTACACCACCACCAGCACCGGGGCCCGCTACGTGGCGCGCATGGAACAGCGCGGCGACCCGGGCTACAAGGCGACGTCGGTGCTGCTGGGGGAGTGCGGCATGGCGCTGGCATTCGACCGTGACAAGCTCCCGGACCTGCACGGCGTCCTCACGCCCGCGGCCGCGATGGGCGACGCGCTGCTGGACCGGTTCCCCGCCGCGGGTGTGTCCTTGCAGGTTGAGCGGCTCGCGGGGTGA
- a CDS encoding valine--tRNA ligase: protein MTASPSPATDLPKSWDPAAAEGAIYQKWVDAGYFAADPASAKPGYSIVLPPPNVTGSLHMGHALEHTMMDALTRRKRMQGYEVLWQPGMDHAGIATQSVVEKQLAVDGKTKEDFGRELFVEKVWDWKRESGGAIGGQMRRLGDGVDWSRDRFTMDEGLSRAVRTIFKRLYDAGLIYRAERLVNWSPVLQTAISDIEVDYLDVEGELVSFRYGSLDDSQPHIVVATTRVETMLGDTAIAVHPDDARYRHLVGTTLAHPFVDRELVVVADEHVDPEFGTGAVKVTPAHDPNDFEIGLRHGLPMISILDTKGRIVDTGTQFDGMDRFEARVAVREALAAEGRVVEEKRPYLHSVGHSERSGEPIEPRLSLQWFVRVESLAKAAGDAVRNGDTVIHPASLEPRWFAWVDDMRDWTISRQLWWGHRIPIWYGPNGEQVCVGPDETPPEGWEQDPDVLDTWFSSALWPFSTLGWPDKTPELEKFYPTSVLVTGYDILFFWVARMMMFGTFVGDDDAITLDGRRGPQVPFTDVFLHGLIRDESGRKMSKSKGNVIDPLDWVELFGADALRFTLARGASPGGDLAIGEDHVRASRNFCTKLFNATRYALLNGAQLASLPPPAELTDADRWILGRLEEVRAEVDSAFDNYEFSRACEALYHFAWDEFCDWYVELAKTQLAEGVAHTTAVLAATLDTLLRLLHPVIPFITEALWQALTHNETLVIADWPQPSGIALDQVAAQRVTDMQKLVTEVRRFRSDQGLADRQKVPARMTGVEGADLGTQVSAVTSLAWLTAAGPGFRPSASVEVRLSGGTVVVELDTSGTIDVAAERRRLEKDLAAAHKELASTTAKLANEDFLGKAPQNVVDKIRDRQRLAQEETERINARLAGLQ from the coding sequence GTGACCGCCAGCCCCAGCCCCGCCACCGACCTGCCCAAGTCGTGGGATCCCGCTGCGGCCGAGGGCGCGATCTACCAGAAGTGGGTCGACGCCGGATACTTCGCGGCGGACCCGGCCAGCGCCAAGCCCGGCTACTCGATCGTGTTGCCGCCGCCGAACGTGACCGGCAGCCTGCACATGGGTCACGCGCTCGAACACACCATGATGGACGCCCTGACCCGCCGCAAGCGGATGCAGGGATATGAGGTGTTGTGGCAGCCGGGCATGGACCACGCCGGCATCGCCACCCAGAGCGTGGTGGAAAAGCAGCTCGCGGTCGACGGCAAGACCAAAGAGGACTTCGGCCGGGAGCTGTTCGTCGAGAAGGTCTGGGACTGGAAGCGCGAGTCCGGCGGCGCCATCGGCGGCCAGATGCGCCGGCTCGGCGACGGGGTCGACTGGAGCCGCGACCGGTTCACCATGGACGAGGGCCTGTCGCGGGCGGTCCGCACCATCTTCAAGCGGCTCTACGACGCCGGGCTGATCTATCGGGCGGAGCGGCTGGTCAACTGGTCGCCGGTGCTTCAGACCGCGATTTCCGACATCGAGGTCGACTACCTCGACGTCGAGGGCGAGCTGGTGTCGTTCCGCTACGGCTCGCTCGACGACTCGCAGCCGCACATCGTGGTCGCGACCACCCGGGTCGAGACGATGCTCGGCGACACCGCGATCGCCGTGCATCCGGACGACGCGCGATACCGCCACCTGGTCGGCACCACACTGGCGCATCCCTTCGTCGACCGTGAGCTGGTCGTCGTCGCCGACGAGCACGTGGACCCCGAATTCGGTACCGGCGCAGTCAAAGTCACGCCCGCACACGACCCGAACGACTTCGAGATCGGGCTGCGGCACGGGTTGCCGATGATCTCGATCCTGGACACCAAGGGCCGAATCGTCGATACCGGAACGCAATTCGACGGGATGGACCGCTTCGAGGCCCGCGTCGCGGTCCGCGAGGCGCTGGCCGCCGAGGGCCGCGTCGTCGAGGAGAAGCGACCATACCTGCACAGCGTCGGGCACTCCGAGCGTAGCGGTGAACCGATCGAGCCGCGGCTGTCGCTGCAGTGGTTTGTCCGCGTCGAGTCGCTGGCCAAGGCGGCCGGCGACGCGGTGCGCAACGGCGACACCGTGATTCACCCCGCAAGCCTGGAGCCGCGTTGGTTCGCCTGGGTCGACGACATGCGCGATTGGACGATCTCGCGGCAGCTGTGGTGGGGCCACCGCATCCCGATCTGGTACGGGCCCAACGGGGAGCAGGTGTGCGTGGGTCCCGACGAGACGCCGCCGGAAGGCTGGGAACAGGACCCCGACGTGCTGGACACCTGGTTCTCCTCGGCGCTGTGGCCGTTTTCCACCCTGGGCTGGCCGGACAAGACCCCCGAGCTCGAAAAGTTCTACCCGACAAGCGTTCTGGTTACCGGCTACGACATCTTGTTCTTCTGGGTGGCCCGGATGATGATGTTCGGCACGTTCGTCGGCGACGACGACGCCATCACCCTGGACGGTCGCCGCGGCCCGCAGGTGCCGTTCACCGATGTCTTCCTGCACGGGCTGATCCGCGACGAATCCGGGCGCAAGATGAGCAAGTCCAAGGGCAACGTCATCGACCCGCTGGACTGGGTGGAACTCTTCGGCGCCGACGCCCTGCGGTTCACGCTGGCCCGCGGCGCCAGCCCGGGCGGTGACCTGGCGATCGGCGAGGACCACGTCCGGGCGTCGCGCAATTTCTGCACCAAGCTGTTCAACGCCACCCGCTACGCGCTGCTCAACGGCGCGCAGCTGGCGTCCCTGCCCCCGCCGGCCGAACTCACCGACGCCGACCGATGGATCCTCGGGCGACTGGAAGAGGTTCGCGCGGAAGTCGATTCGGCGTTCGACAACTACGAGTTCAGCCGCGCCTGCGAAGCGCTCTACCACTTCGCCTGGGACGAATTCTGCGACTGGTACGTGGAATTGGCCAAGACGCAACTGGCCGAGGGGGTCGCGCACACGACGGCGGTGCTGGCGGCGACGCTGGACACCCTGCTGCGGCTGCTGCACCCGGTGATCCCGTTCATCACCGAGGCCCTCTGGCAGGCGCTGACCCACAACGAGACTCTGGTGATCGCCGACTGGCCGCAGCCGTCCGGGATAGCCCTGGATCAGGTTGCCGCGCAACGGGTTACCGACATGCAGAAGCTGGTGACCGAGGTGCGCCGGTTCCGCAGCGATCAGGGGCTGGCGGACCGCCAGAAGGTGCCGGCCCGGATGACGGGCGTCGAGGGAGCCGATCTGGGCACCCAGGTGAGCGCGGTGACGTCGCTGGCGTGGCTGACGGCCGCCGGGCCGGGATTCCGCCCGTCGGCGTCGGTGGAAGTCAGGCTGAGCGGCGGCACCGTCGTCGTCGAACTGGACACCTCGGGCACCATCGACGTCGCCGCCGAGCGTCGCCGGCTGGAAAAGGATCTGGCCGCGGCGCACAAGGAACTGGCGTCGACCACCGCCAAATTGGCCAACGAGGACTTCCTGGGCAAGGCCCCCCAAAACGTCGTCGACAAGATCCGGGACCGTCAACGCCTGGCCCAGGAGGAAACCGAGCGGATCAACGCGCGGCTAGCCGGGCTGCAATGA
- the folC gene encoding bifunctional tetrahydrofolate synthase/dihydrofolate synthase, whose protein sequence is MTEPPEWAEDPEVPGAVPTPDPTPDEIAALLQVEHLLDQRWPETKIEPSLTRISALMDLLGSPQLAYPSIHVAGTNGKTSVARMIDALITALHRRTGRTTSPHLQSAVERISIDAKPISPAQYVATYREIEPFVQMVDAQSQAAGGPAMSKFEVLTAMAFAAFADAPVDVAVVEVGMGGRWDATNVINAPVAAITPIALDHVDYLGDDLAGIAGEKAGIITRAPEGAPDTVAVIARQAPEAMEVLLAQTVQADAAVAREDSEFAVLGRQVAIGGQVLQLQGLGGVYSDVYLPLHGEHQAHNAALALAAVEAFFGAGAQRQLDVEAVRAGFAAVVSPGRLERMRSAPTVFIDAAHNPAGAAALAQTLAGEFDFRYLVGVLSVLADKDVDGILAALQPVFDAVVVTHNGSPRAVDVESLALAARETFGPDRVSTAENLRDAIDVATALVDSEVEGAALDGHAEDFSGTGIVITGSVVTAGAARTLFGRDPQ, encoded by the coding sequence ATGACCGAGCCGCCCGAGTGGGCTGAGGACCCCGAAGTTCCCGGCGCGGTTCCCACCCCGGACCCCACCCCGGACGAGATCGCTGCCCTGTTGCAGGTCGAGCACCTGCTGGACCAGCGCTGGCCCGAAACCAAGATCGAGCCGAGCCTGACCCGGATCAGCGCGCTGATGGACCTGCTGGGTTCACCGCAATTGGCCTACCCGTCGATCCACGTCGCGGGCACCAACGGCAAGACCTCGGTGGCCCGGATGATCGACGCGCTGATCACCGCGCTGCACCGGCGCACCGGGCGCACCACCAGCCCGCACCTGCAATCGGCGGTGGAACGCATCTCGATCGATGCCAAGCCGATCAGCCCCGCGCAGTACGTGGCGACCTACCGCGAGATCGAGCCGTTCGTGCAGATGGTCGACGCGCAATCGCAGGCCGCCGGCGGGCCCGCGATGAGCAAGTTCGAGGTGCTGACCGCGATGGCGTTCGCCGCGTTCGCCGACGCCCCCGTCGACGTCGCCGTGGTCGAGGTGGGGATGGGTGGGCGCTGGGACGCCACCAACGTGATCAACGCCCCGGTGGCGGCCATCACCCCGATCGCCCTCGACCACGTCGACTACCTGGGCGACGACCTCGCCGGCATCGCGGGGGAGAAGGCCGGCATCATCACCCGGGCGCCCGAGGGCGCACCCGACACCGTGGCGGTCATCGCGCGTCAGGCGCCCGAGGCGATGGAAGTGTTGTTGGCCCAAACCGTTCAAGCCGACGCCGCGGTGGCCCGCGAGGATTCGGAGTTCGCCGTGCTGGGCCGCCAGGTCGCCATCGGCGGGCAGGTGCTGCAGCTGCAGGGGCTGGGCGGGGTGTATTCCGACGTCTACCTGCCGCTGCACGGAGAACACCAGGCGCACAATGCGGCCCTGGCGCTGGCCGCCGTCGAGGCCTTCTTCGGCGCCGGCGCGCAGCGTCAGCTCGACGTCGAGGCGGTTCGCGCGGGTTTCGCCGCCGTCGTCAGCCCGGGCCGGCTGGAGCGGATGCGCAGCGCGCCCACTGTGTTCATCGACGCCGCGCACAACCCCGCCGGTGCCGCCGCGCTGGCGCAGACGCTGGCGGGCGAATTCGACTTCCGCTATCTGGTAGGGGTGCTCAGCGTGCTGGCCGACAAGGACGTCGACGGCATCCTCGCCGCCCTGCAACCGGTGTTCGACGCCGTCGTGGTCACCCACAACGGGTCCCCGCGGGCGGTCGATGTCGAATCGCTGGCCCTGGCGGCGCGCGAGACGTTCGGGCCCGACCGGGTGAGCACCGCCGAGAACCTGCGCGACGCCATCGACGTCGCGACCGCGCTGGTCGACTCCGAGGTGGAGGGGGCCGCGCTCGACGGCCACGCCGAGGACTTCTCCGGGACCGGGATCGTCATCACCGGCTCGGTCGTCACCGCCGGCGCGGCGCGCACCCTGTTCGGGCGTGATCCGCAGTGA
- a CDS encoding DUF4233 domain-containing protein, with protein MALTLFLEAIVVLLAIPVVGAVGGGLTTASLAYLIGLAVLLILMGGVQRKPWAIWANLGVQVILLAGFAVYPGVGFIGVLFTGLWGLIAYFRAEVRRRQG; from the coding sequence ATGGCCCTCACGCTGTTTCTGGAAGCGATCGTGGTGCTGCTCGCGATCCCGGTGGTGGGCGCGGTCGGCGGAGGCCTCACGACGGCGTCGCTGGCCTACCTGATCGGCCTGGCCGTACTGCTGATCCTGATGGGCGGGGTGCAGCGCAAACCCTGGGCCATCTGGGCCAACCTCGGAGTGCAGGTGATCCTGCTCGCCGGCTTCGCCGTGTATCCCGGCGTGGGGTTCATCGGCGTGTTGTTCACCGGGTTGTGGGGCTTGATCGCCTACTTCCGGGCCGAGGTCCGGCGCAGGCAGGGGTAG
- the ndk gene encoding nucleoside-diphosphate kinase, with the protein MTERTLVLIKPDGVQRQLVGEIIGRIERKGLTLAALKLRHVSQDLAAQHYAEHEGKPFFESLLAFITSGPVVAAIVEGPRAIAAFRQLAGGTDPVEKAIPGTIRGDFGLETQFNLVHGSDSIESAKREIGLWFPDA; encoded by the coding sequence GTGACCGAACGGACATTGGTACTGATCAAGCCGGACGGCGTCCAGCGACAGCTGGTGGGGGAGATCATCGGCCGGATCGAGCGAAAAGGCCTCACCCTCGCCGCGCTGAAACTCCGGCACGTCAGCCAAGACCTCGCCGCCCAGCACTACGCGGAACACGAGGGCAAGCCTTTCTTCGAGTCGTTGCTGGCATTCATCACCTCGGGGCCGGTGGTCGCGGCCATCGTGGAGGGACCGCGCGCGATCGCGGCGTTTCGGCAGCTCGCGGGCGGTACCGACCCGGTCGAGAAGGCGATCCCCGGCACGATCCGGGGCGATTTCGGGCTCGAGACGCAGTTCAATCTGGTGCACGGCTCGGATTCGATCGAGTCGGCCAAGCGAGAAATCGGGCTCTGGTTTCCCGACGCCTAG
- a CDS encoding Rne/Rng family ribonuclease has translation MVDGAPTADPSEESARSGELPDRLRVHSLARTLGTTSKRVLDALSELDGRIRSAHSTVDRADAVRVRDLLAAQPQESPDAATEPVVDAGEPESRLMLETPDNAAERPHYMPLFVAPQPLDSDDDSDTDTDTDESADSDDSDGDDDEQADRPSNRRRRRGRRGRGRGRGEQGGPEGQNDGDDDEPQGRGKKGAQSDSGDSDDADDEDSDDGDDSEGGDDGSADGGSRRRRRRRRRKSGSGDDNDEGPSPDDPPNTVVHERPPRNGKNGGDGGSASNEIKGIDGSTRLEAKRQRRRDGRDAGRRRPPVLTEAEFLARREAVERVMVVRDRVRSEPPHQGSRYTQIAVLEDGIVVEHFVTSAASASLVGNIYLGIVQNVLPSMEAAFVDIGRGRNGVLYAGEVNWEAAGLGGSDRKIEQALKPGDYVVVQVSKDPVGHKGARLTTQVSLAGRYLVYVPGASSTGISRKLPDTERQRLKEILREVVPSDAGVIIRTASEGVKEDDIRNDVTRLQERWKQIEAKAIEIKEKAAGAAVALYEEPDVLVKVIRDLFNEDFAGLVVSGDEAWNTINEYVNSVAPDLVSKLSKYEPPAGPDGSSGPDVFAVHRIDEQLAKAMDRKVWLPSGGTLVIDRTEAMTVVDVNTGKFTGSGGNLEQTVTKNNLEAAEEIVRQLRLRDIGGIVVIDFIDMVLESNRDLVLRRLTEALARDRTRHQVSEVTSLGLVQLTRKRLGTGLVEAFSTSCPNCGGRGILLHTDPVDSAPSNGRKSESGGRRGRRKKNKAEEPVVAKVPVHSPGEHPMFKAMAAGSSTQAASEDDESDEATEETSDEFDEKARRDEDVSDADQEDFDDTDDDSDDDTDDDSDDDSDDDSDDDSDDDDLDDEEDLGDDDEDLELDDDDLDTEDSDDSDDSDDADGGSATADQGGPTQGRPRRRRAAGRPAGPPIHAD, from the coding sequence GTGGTAGACGGTGCACCAACTGCAGACCCATCAGAAGAATCGGCCCGGTCCGGGGAGCTGCCCGACCGGTTGAGGGTCCATTCGTTGGCCCGGACGCTGGGAACCACCAGCAAACGGGTCCTGGACGCGCTCAGCGAGCTGGACGGGCGGATTCGCAGCGCACACTCCACCGTGGACCGCGCCGACGCGGTGCGGGTGCGTGACCTGCTGGCCGCCCAGCCCCAGGAATCCCCGGACGCCGCCACCGAACCCGTCGTGGATGCCGGCGAACCCGAATCCCGGCTGATGCTGGAAACCCCCGACAACGCCGCCGAGCGGCCGCATTACATGCCGCTCTTCGTCGCGCCGCAGCCACTGGACAGCGACGATGACAGCGACACCGACACCGACACCGACGAGAGCGCCGACTCCGACGATTCCGACGGCGACGACGACGAGCAGGCCGACCGCCCGTCGAACCGGCGGCGCCGTCGCGGCCGCCGGGGCCGCGGCCGCGGGCGCGGCGAGCAGGGCGGACCCGAGGGCCAGAACGACGGCGACGACGACGAGCCGCAGGGCCGGGGCAAGAAGGGCGCCCAGTCCGACTCCGGCGATTCCGACGACGCCGACGACGAGGACTCCGACGACGGCGACGACTCCGAGGGCGGTGACGACGGTTCGGCGGATGGTGGCAGCCGTCGCCGCCGCCGGCGCCGGCGCCGCAAATCCGGATCGGGCGACGACAACGACGAAGGGCCTTCACCCGACGACCCGCCCAACACGGTCGTGCACGAGCGGCCGCCCCGCAATGGCAAGAACGGCGGCGACGGCGGCAGCGCGAGCAACGAGATCAAGGGCATCGACGGCTCGACTCGGCTGGAGGCCAAGCGCCAACGACGCCGCGACGGCCGCGACGCCGGGCGGCGCCGCCCCCCGGTGCTGACCGAGGCCGAATTCCTGGCCCGCCGCGAGGCCGTCGAACGCGTCATGGTCGTCCGGGACCGGGTCCGCAGCGAGCCGCCACACCAGGGTTCGCGGTATACCCAGATCGCCGTCCTCGAGGACGGCATCGTCGTTGAGCACTTCGTGACCTCGGCCGCGTCGGCGTCCCTGGTCGGCAACATCTACCTCGGCATCGTGCAGAACGTGCTGCCCTCGATGGAGGCGGCCTTCGTCGACATCGGCCGCGGCCGCAACGGCGTGCTCTACGCCGGCGAGGTCAACTGGGAGGCCGCCGGACTCGGCGGGTCCGACCGCAAGATCGAACAGGCGCTCAAGCCCGGCGACTATGTCGTCGTCCAGGTCAGCAAGGACCCGGTCGGGCACAAGGGGGCGCGGCTCACCACGCAGGTGTCGCTCGCGGGCCGCTACCTGGTCTACGTGCCGGGGGCGTCGTCGACCGGGATCAGCCGCAAGTTGCCCGACACCGAACGCCAGCGCCTCAAGGAGATCCTGCGCGAGGTGGTGCCGTCCGACGCGGGGGTGATCATCCGGACCGCGTCCGAGGGCGTCAAGGAAGACGACATCCGCAACGACGTCACCCGCCTGCAGGAGCGCTGGAAGCAAATCGAGGCCAAGGCCATCGAGATCAAGGAGAAGGCCGCCGGGGCCGCCGTGGCGCTCTACGAAGAGCCCGACGTGCTGGTCAAGGTCATCCGCGACCTGTTCAACGAAGACTTCGCGGGCTTGGTCGTCTCCGGGGACGAGGCCTGGAACACCATCAACGAATACGTGAATTCCGTTGCGCCCGACCTTGTTTCGAAGCTGAGCAAATACGAGCCGCCCGCCGGGCCGGACGGGTCGAGCGGGCCGGACGTGTTCGCCGTGCACCGCATCGACGAGCAGCTGGCCAAGGCGATGGACCGCAAGGTCTGGCTGCCCTCGGGCGGCACCCTGGTGATCGACCGGACCGAGGCGATGACGGTGGTCGACGTCAACACCGGCAAGTTCACTGGCTCCGGGGGGAACCTCGAGCAGACGGTCACCAAGAACAACCTCGAGGCGGCCGAGGAGATCGTGCGCCAACTGCGGCTGCGCGACATCGGCGGCATCGTCGTCATCGACTTCATCGACATGGTGCTGGAATCCAACCGCGATCTGGTGCTGCGCCGGCTCACCGAGGCGCTGGCCCGTGACCGCACCCGCCATCAGGTGTCCGAGGTGACGTCGCTCGGTTTGGTGCAGCTGACCCGCAAGCGGTTGGGCACCGGACTGGTCGAGGCCTTCTCGACGTCGTGCCCGAACTGTGGCGGCCGCGGCATCCTGCTGCACACCGACCCGGTGGATTCGGCCCCGTCGAACGGCCGCAAGTCCGAGTCCGGGGGCCGGCGCGGCCGGCGCAAGAAGAACAAGGCCGAGGAGCCGGTCGTGGCCAAGGTGCCCGTCCATTCGCCCGGCGAGCACCCGATGTTCAAAGCGATGGCGGCCGGCTCGTCCACGCAGGCGGCATCCGAGGACGACGAATCCGACGAGGCCACCGAGGAAACCAGCGACGAGTTCGACGAGAAGGCGCGGCGCGACGAGGACGTCTCCGACGCCGACCAAGAGGACTTCGACGACACCGACGACGACTCGGACGACGACACCGACGACGACTCGGACGACGATTCCGACGACGACTCGGACGACGACTCGGATGACGACGACCTCGATGACGAGGAAGACCTGGGCGACGACGACGAGGACCTCGAACTCGACGACGACGACCTGGACACCGAGGACTCCGACGATTCCGACGACTCCGACGATGCCGACGGCGGTTCGGCCACGGCGGACCAGGGCGGCCCAACCCAGGGCCGCCCCCGGCGCCGACGCGCGGCGGGCAGGCCCGCCGGGCCGCCGATCCACGCGGACTGA
- the rplU gene encoding 50S ribosomal protein L21: MATYAIVKTGGKQYKVAVGDVVKVEKLDSEPGSNVSLPVALVVDGAKVTTDAAALAKVAVTGEVLEHTKGPKIRIHKFRNKTGYHKRQGHRQQLTVLKVTGIK, encoded by the coding sequence ATGGCGACCTACGCAATCGTCAAGACGGGCGGCAAGCAGTACAAGGTCGCCGTCGGGGACGTGGTCAAGGTCGAGAAGCTCGACTCTGAGCCGGGTTCGAATGTGTCGCTGCCGGTCGCACTGGTGGTGGACGGCGCCAAGGTGACCACCGACGCGGCGGCGCTGGCCAAGGTCGCGGTCACCGGCGAAGTGCTCGAGCACACCAAGGGCCCCAAGATCCGCATCCACAAGTTCCGGAACAAGACCGGCTACCACAAGCGTCAGGGCCACCGTCAGCAGCTGACGGTCCTGAAGGTCACCGGCATCAAGTAG
- the rpmA gene encoding 50S ribosomal protein L27 produces the protein MAHKKGASSSRNGRDSAAQRLGVKRFGGQVVKAGEIIVRQRGTKFHPGVGVGRGGDDTLFAKEAGAVEFGIKRGRKTVNIVAAGQATD, from the coding sequence ATGGCACACAAGAAGGGCGCTTCCAGCTCGCGCAACGGTCGCGATTCCGCCGCACAGCGGCTGGGCGTGAAGCGATTCGGCGGCCAGGTCGTCAAGGCCGGCGAGATCATCGTTCGTCAGCGCGGCACCAAGTTCCACCCGGGCGTTGGTGTCGGGCGCGGCGGCGACGACACGTTGTTCGCCAAGGAAGCCGGCGCCGTCGAATTCGGAATCAAGCGCGGCCGCAAGACCGTCAACATCGTCGCGGCCGGACAAGCCACCGACTGA